The following are encoded together in the Pedobacter sp. D749 genome:
- a CDS encoding response regulator transcription factor: MNKLIGILEDDEGIRDILQFLLLEEGYQVECYTTVNNFLTKKDSSPHLFILDVMLPDGNGLEVCKMLKSSPKTSATPVIMMSAHADLQQMNSGCRAEEFIKKPFDIFAMLEKIVQLLNKDNPPAH; the protein is encoded by the coding sequence ATGAACAAACTGATCGGAATCCTTGAAGATGACGAAGGCATTAGAGATATATTACAGTTTCTTCTTTTAGAAGAAGGTTATCAGGTCGAATGCTACACTACCGTAAATAATTTTTTAACCAAAAAGGATTCCAGTCCGCATCTTTTCATACTGGATGTAATGTTACCTGACGGGAATGGCCTTGAGGTATGCAAGATGTTAAAGTCGTCACCAAAAACTTCAGCCACACCAGTAATTATGATGAGTGCACATGCCGATCTGCAACAGATGAACAGTGGTTGCCGGGCAGAAGAATTTATAAAAAAACCGTTTGATATTTTCGCAATGCTGGAAAAAATTGTACAACTATTAAACAAAGATAATCCACCTGCCCATTAA
- a CDS encoding erythromycin esterase family protein, with amino-acid sequence MINRYLLIFTLAIPLLCGAQSNRIDEVTVQIHSDNNGRFSNLEILNKNFEGVRVVTLGEQTHFDGATFDAKIQLVKYLHEKLGFNILAFESGYFDCSKAAELLAQRKSKGILKEAVFGVWDNKSLAELEEYILYTQKTFAPLIVTGFDTQFSGSLSKKYLFGDLSAFLKDIGASKIRKDPDWINFESALQRQIKYSNFYKKPSATDTSLIGKFARKISDFISNNANAANQNENGFWLKVVSNLRNDSKRRFSNENFRDSIMAENLLNLVEQRFKSEKIICWGATSHFIYNQKSVNSKEYETFIPMGEYLRQKLNKNLFTIGFTSYKGKAGSIITHKLKEPPKESYEGQLGKKGYAYAFTSFRKTSANKKIDAGIESRLLGNRFQSMDLNQVIDGIFYIETAYPPRMN; translated from the coding sequence ATGATTAATAGATATTTACTAATATTCACCCTTGCTATCCCGCTCCTTTGCGGTGCACAGTCTAACAGAATAGATGAGGTAACTGTACAGATCCATAGTGATAACAATGGCCGGTTTTCAAATTTAGAAATCTTGAATAAAAATTTCGAAGGCGTACGGGTAGTGACTTTGGGCGAACAGACACATTTCGACGGTGCAACTTTTGATGCAAAAATTCAGCTTGTAAAATATCTACATGAAAAACTTGGCTTTAATATTCTTGCTTTTGAAAGTGGTTACTTTGATTGTAGCAAGGCAGCTGAACTATTGGCACAGCGTAAATCTAAAGGGATATTAAAGGAGGCTGTTTTTGGTGTTTGGGACAATAAGTCCCTGGCTGAATTAGAAGAATATATTTTATATACGCAAAAAACCTTTGCACCTCTAATTGTTACAGGATTTGATACCCAGTTTAGTGGTAGTTTATCAAAAAAATATCTTTTCGGGGATTTGAGCGCATTTCTGAAGGACATCGGTGCATCCAAAATTAGGAAAGATCCGGATTGGATAAATTTTGAATCTGCTCTCCAGCGACAAATCAAATATTCAAACTTTTATAAAAAACCATCTGCAACCGATACCTCTTTGATTGGAAAATTTGCAAGAAAGATTTCGGATTTTATATCAAATAATGCTAATGCAGCCAACCAGAATGAAAACGGGTTCTGGTTAAAAGTTGTTTCTAATTTAAGGAATGATTCAAAGCGTCGATTTAGTAATGAGAATTTTAGGGACAGCATCATGGCAGAGAATCTATTGAACTTAGTCGAGCAAAGATTTAAGAGTGAAAAAATAATTTGTTGGGGTGCCACATCACATTTTATCTATAATCAAAAATCCGTTAACAGCAAAGAATATGAAACTTTCATTCCAATGGGTGAGTACCTGCGTCAAAAGCTAAACAAAAACTTATTTACCATCGGTTTTACAAGCTATAAAGGAAAAGCCGGCTCAATAATCACACATAAATTAAAAGAACCTCCTAAAGAGAGCTACGAAGGACAATTGGGTAAAAAAGGTTACGCATATGCGTTTACAAGTTTTCGGAAAACATCTGCAAATAAAAAAATCGATGCCGGCATAGAAAGCAGGCTTTTGGGTAACAGGTTCCAATCTATGGATCTTAACCAGGTAATTGATGGAATATTTTATATAGAAACCGCCTATCCTCCCAGGATGAACTAA
- a CDS encoding S41 family peptidase, with amino-acid sequence MAGNKIYQTITFILISCSALLSYGQTLNLNSHINHADRLRQDFTFFRNSIQNTHPSLNRYSDEKTMSAVFDSCYASISEKTTDLEFYKMLKILMSKMKDGHLYCSLPPALETFRSERASFFPVKLRFIDGKAWVDAVAAPQIPAGSEIISINKQPINAVIPELFKYIVSDGNIQTKKYHILNNFFYFYYFIEFGETPFFDVDYKLKDGQIKSIKIKADLEKNILKNENANVHQPLLDFSIKSNQIALITIRSFEPSELKINYSDFLKNTFKKIRELNIKKLIIDLRGNTGGRDTYGSQLYSYLANKPFKYYKSLQTITMKMDFDKFKSNVSSYNNLTPKMFKKVHDNQYQLTKEAHPNLEIIYPDQSYNGEVWFLIDGLSFSTTAEFCAIAYSNKRGKFIGEETGGTYDGNTSGVQSELVLPNTKMEISFGTVKYEMAVKTAKEIGRGIIPEYKIQPTSQDIINKNDVQLNFAFQLAGQDNN; translated from the coding sequence ATGGCCGGAAATAAAATTTATCAAACGATAACCTTCATATTAATATCTTGCTCTGCGCTTCTTTCGTATGGACAAACATTAAACTTGAATTCTCATATCAATCATGCTGACCGATTAAGACAAGATTTTACTTTTTTTAGAAATAGTATTCAAAATACGCATCCATCACTTAACCGATATTCTGATGAAAAGACGATGAGTGCTGTATTTGACAGTTGCTATGCTTCGATCAGTGAAAAAACCACCGATTTAGAGTTTTACAAAATGCTAAAAATTTTAATGAGTAAAATGAAAGATGGACACCTATATTGTAGTTTGCCACCTGCATTAGAAACTTTTCGGAGTGAGAGGGCATCGTTTTTTCCAGTAAAACTCCGGTTTATTGATGGTAAAGCATGGGTGGATGCTGTCGCTGCTCCCCAAATCCCTGCCGGGTCTGAAATTATCTCCATTAATAAACAACCTATCAACGCTGTAATACCTGAGTTATTTAAGTATATAGTGTCTGATGGAAATATTCAGACTAAAAAATATCACATTTTAAATAACTTCTTTTATTTCTATTATTTCATAGAATTTGGTGAGACACCTTTCTTTGATGTTGATTACAAGTTGAAAGATGGACAAATAAAAAGTATAAAAATAAAGGCTGATCTTGAAAAAAACATACTTAAAAATGAAAATGCGAATGTCCATCAACCACTTCTTGATTTTTCTATAAAGTCTAACCAGATTGCATTAATTACCATAAGGAGCTTTGAACCGTCAGAACTAAAAATAAATTATAGTGATTTTCTGAAGAACACTTTCAAGAAAATAAGAGAGCTTAATATAAAAAAATTGATAATCGATCTTCGTGGAAATACTGGTGGACGAGATACTTATGGTAGCCAGCTTTATTCTTATTTGGCAAATAAACCATTTAAGTATTATAAGAGCTTGCAGACAATCACAATGAAAATGGATTTTGATAAATTCAAAAGCAACGTGTCTTCCTATAATAACCTGACACCTAAAATGTTTAAAAAAGTACATGATAATCAATATCAATTAACGAAAGAAGCTCATCCAAATCTTGAAATTATATATCCGGATCAATCTTATAATGGTGAAGTATGGTTTTTAATTGACGGATTGTCATTCTCTACAACAGCGGAATTCTGTGCGATAGCCTACAGCAACAAGCGTGGAAAGTTTATTGGAGAAGAAACAGGTGGAACATATGATGGAAACACATCTGGTGTACAGTCCGAACTGGTTTTGCCGAATACAAAAATGGAGATTTCATTTGGTACAGTTAAATACGAAATGGCAGTTAAGACCGCAAAGGAGATTGGAAGGGGAATTATTCCAGAATATAAGATTCAGCCGACATCGCAAGATATCATCAATAAGAACGATGTACAACTAAATTTCGCATTCCAGTTAGCAGGTCAAGATAACAATTGA
- a CDS encoding serine hydrolase: MKKCFFIYRAIMLCLISIPCWSQTEKLLTDNPLKNKLDRAVQVAAADYMANPGTVGLSIAIYQDGRSSMYNYGESKKGTGQLIKANQLFNLGSVAKTFIGIMLAQAVIDKRANLQDDIRKYLPGKYPNLQYQGRPVRLIDVANHTSGLPKSSRNFPAKIMDSIKNISLPKQLDFFARYNQDTLLKDMHDFKLDTIPGTKYEYNGNAMTILILLLERIYREPYEQLVTNYLKHNLGLYDTRTKIPVNQLNRFIQGYKDASRPVQWYDLTNKKTNEINTNLFYPGGPSMNSTMADMLKYVIANVEETDPAIRLSHKETYHQTDSTGVGLSWMIGNDNGKRFLYHSGRTGIGFSTLCIAYPEDKMGIMILVNDNLSQDNISILSDKIKVALME; encoded by the coding sequence ATGAAAAAATGCTTTTTTATATATAGAGCTATAATGCTTTGTTTAATTTCTATTCCGTGCTGGTCACAAACAGAAAAATTGCTTACAGATAATCCCCTCAAAAACAAATTAGATAGGGCTGTCCAGGTAGCTGCAGCAGATTATATGGCTAATCCAGGCACGGTTGGTCTTTCAATCGCTATTTATCAAGATGGACGCAGTTCAATGTACAACTATGGTGAATCAAAAAAAGGAACAGGTCAACTAATTAAAGCAAATCAATTATTTAATTTAGGTTCTGTAGCAAAGACATTTATTGGAATTATGCTTGCACAAGCTGTAATAGATAAAAGGGCAAATTTACAAGACGATATTCGTAAATATCTCCCGGGAAAGTATCCTAATTTACAATACCAAGGTCGCCCTGTAAGGTTGATTGATGTCGCTAATCATACGTCGGGTCTGCCAAAGTCATCCAGAAATTTTCCGGCAAAAATTATGGATAGTATAAAGAATATCAGTCTTCCCAAACAACTTGATTTTTTTGCCCGGTATAATCAGGATACACTATTGAAAGATATGCATGATTTTAAGCTTGACACTATACCCGGTACAAAATACGAGTATAATGGTAACGCCATGACGATCCTTATTCTTTTACTTGAACGCATATACCGCGAGCCTTACGAACAGTTGGTGACAAATTACCTTAAACATAATCTCGGCCTTTATGATACAAGAACGAAAATCCCTGTGAACCAGTTAAACCGTTTTATTCAGGGATATAAAGATGCATCGCGTCCTGTACAATGGTATGATCTCACAAATAAAAAAACTAATGAGATTAATACTAACCTTTTTTACCCTGGTGGGCCAAGTATGAATTCAACCATGGCAGATATGCTTAAATATGTAATCGCTAATGTTGAAGAAACCGACCCGGCTATAAGATTATCACACAAGGAAACTTACCATCAAACAGACAGTACGGGTGTAGGTTTAAGTTGGATGATTGGCAATGATAATGGAAAACGCTTTCTTTACCATAGTGGCCGAACAGGTATTGGATTTAGCACACTTTGTATCGCCTATCCGGAAGACAAAATGGGGATCATGATACTTGTTAATGATAATCTTAGTCAAGACAACATATCCATTTTAAGCGACAAGATTAAAGTTGCTCTAATGGAATGA
- a CDS encoding GNAT family N-acetyltransferase: MSLQIQTDRLKLLPFTIQICEEVLSCSTSFLADLGITPGYGWPDLETLDTLPRILNHLNKVQYPSGFESWMVLNKSTNTLIGDIGFKGLPNEHGEIDLGYGIIKSETQKGYAKEAASGLMEWAFKQTGIKAITASCSKENLASQQILTFLNFKKVGEDQVMFYWKLMK, translated from the coding sequence ATGTCACTTCAGATTCAAACAGATAGATTAAAATTGCTGCCGTTTACTATACAGATTTGCGAGGAAGTATTGTCTTGTTCAACTTCATTTCTTGCAGATTTAGGTATTACACCCGGGTACGGATGGCCAGATCTGGAGACTTTGGATACTTTACCCAGAATTTTAAATCATTTGAATAAAGTACAATATCCTTCAGGATTTGAGTCCTGGATGGTGCTCAATAAAAGCACAAATACATTAATTGGAGACATTGGATTTAAGGGGCTTCCTAATGAACATGGTGAAATTGATCTTGGGTATGGGATTATTAAAAGCGAAACTCAAAAAGGATATGCAAAAGAAGCAGCTTCAGGGCTAATGGAGTGGGCATTTAAACAGACCGGAATCAAAGCCATTACTGCGAGTTGTTCAAAGGAAAATTTGGCTTCACAACAAATATTAACCTTCCTTAATTTTAAGAAAGTTGGGGAAGATCAAGTGATGTTCTATTGGAAATTGATGAAGTAA
- a CDS encoding HRDC domain-containing protein yields MNTPDPDNQLLLDFLATTNQPVFLTGKAGTGKTTLLRKIRDTTKKNFAIVAPTAVAAINAGGVTLHSFFQIPFGPLVPVVDENAESNFKYSDEKTRLLRCLDLLIIDEISMVRVDLIDFVDRTLRRVKGSNRPFGGVQVLMIGDLYQLSPIFHDAWHILGSYYSSPYFFDSLIFRSTPMLTFTLDKVYRQSDPVFLDILNGMRENSLDAGLLAKLNERYDPSLDREWKDDYITLTTHNQLVNEINQGCLEKLPGEIFEFNADVSGDFPKDAYPTDEKLQLKLGAQVIFIKNDSSGKKQFYNGKAAKVTAISQDSIKVTFTNGGREIEVEKEIWQNVKYSLSNEENKIDETSTGSFSQYPFKLAWAITVHKSQGLTFDQAIVDVSTAFTHGQAYVALSRCRSLEGLILKSPVVSENIITDAKVISFTKAAHQDKPTADLLARYTQQYAWGLIHELLDFSLIAKDWEKLGRSKLIDKDEKNAFLSIYEQGNQIFQHEIFKVARNFITKEFSKISTNENPANESAFMERLQKASDYFIPKLEQLITLMARIVAINFYNDTHSDKLLTVLNDCKDALQIKLALFKISWNPFSIKNYINTLHAAGNKQPEKKPVKSSIKPKEISNPQVYKNLVEWRKTIAQQRGTQDYAVLSDLALLSIAEKMPRTTDQLAALKSVGIGNAKELGQQITRIVNAHLGTSELF; encoded by the coding sequence ATGAATACGCCCGACCCGGACAACCAACTTCTTCTCGATTTTTTAGCCACCACCAACCAGCCTGTTTTTTTAACAGGTAAAGCCGGAACCGGTAAAACAACCTTATTACGCAAGATTAGGGATACCACAAAAAAGAATTTCGCCATTGTTGCACCTACCGCTGTTGCAGCAATAAATGCAGGTGGCGTAACACTCCATTCCTTTTTTCAAATCCCCTTCGGCCCGCTGGTTCCGGTTGTTGATGAAAACGCAGAAAGTAATTTTAAATATTCAGACGAAAAAACAAGACTTTTACGCTGCCTTGATTTATTGATCATTGATGAGATTAGTATGGTTAGGGTTGATCTGATTGATTTTGTCGACCGTACTTTAAGGCGTGTTAAAGGCTCTAACCGTCCTTTTGGTGGCGTTCAGGTGTTAATGATCGGCGATCTTTACCAGCTCTCTCCTATTTTTCACGATGCCTGGCATATTCTGGGCAGTTATTATTCCAGCCCCTACTTTTTCGATAGCCTCATTTTCAGGTCTACGCCAATGCTTACGTTCACTTTAGATAAAGTTTACCGTCAATCAGACCCCGTATTTCTTGACATTTTGAACGGGATGCGGGAAAACAGTCTCGACGCCGGCCTCCTTGCCAAACTGAATGAACGTTACGACCCATCTTTAGATCGGGAATGGAAAGATGATTACATTACGCTCACCACACATAACCAATTGGTTAATGAAATTAACCAGGGTTGTTTAGAAAAATTGCCCGGAGAAATTTTCGAATTCAATGCAGATGTAAGTGGCGATTTCCCTAAAGATGCCTACCCTACCGACGAAAAACTTCAGCTAAAACTGGGTGCACAGGTCATCTTTATCAAAAATGATTCTTCAGGTAAAAAGCAATTCTACAATGGAAAAGCGGCAAAAGTTACCGCAATCAGTCAGGATTCGATAAAAGTAACTTTCACCAACGGTGGCAGGGAAATCGAAGTAGAAAAAGAAATCTGGCAAAATGTTAAATATAGCCTGAGCAACGAAGAAAATAAAATCGACGAAACCAGTACCGGATCCTTCTCACAATATCCATTTAAACTGGCCTGGGCCATTACCGTGCACAAAAGCCAGGGATTAACCTTCGACCAGGCAATAGTTGATGTGAGCACCGCATTCACCCACGGACAGGCTTACGTAGCACTAAGCCGTTGCAGAAGCCTGGAAGGACTGATCCTAAAATCGCCTGTGGTTTCCGAAAATATCATTACCGATGCCAAAGTAATCAGTTTCACAAAAGCCGCTCACCAGGATAAACCTACCGCTGATCTGCTGGCACGTTATACGCAGCAATATGCCTGGGGATTGATTCATGAGCTTCTGGATTTTTCGCTGATTGCAAAAGATTGGGAGAAACTCGGGCGCTCCAAACTGATCGATAAAGACGAGAAGAATGCTTTTTTATCTATTTACGAACAGGGAAACCAGATCTTTCAACACGAGATCTTTAAAGTAGCCAGAAATTTCATTACAAAGGAATTCTCGAAAATAAGCACCAATGAAAATCCTGCAAATGAAAGTGCTTTTATGGAACGTTTGCAGAAAGCCTCAGATTATTTTATTCCAAAACTTGAACAACTCATTACTTTAATGGCAAGAATTGTGGCCATCAACTTTTATAATGATACGCACTCTGACAAATTACTTACAGTTTTAAACGACTGTAAAGATGCACTCCAGATCAAGCTGGCTTTATTTAAAATTTCGTGGAACCCCTTTTCGATCAAAAATTACATCAATACCTTGCATGCCGCTGGCAATAAACAACCCGAGAAAAAACCGGTTAAATCGAGCATCAAGCCAAAAGAGATTTCCAATCCTCAGGTTTACAAAAACCTGGTCGAATGGCGCAAAACAATCGCGCAGCAACGTGGCACCCAGGATTATGCGGTACTGTCTGACTTAGCATTACTTTCTATTGCCGAAAAAATGCCCAGAACTACCGACCAACTTGCGGCACTTAAAAGCGTAGGCATTGGCAATGCAAAAGAACTGGGCCAGCAAATTACGCGTATTGTAAACGCCCATTTGGGTACAAGTGAATTATTTTAA
- a CDS encoding Hsp70 family protein — translation MSKFLYGIDFGTTNSALSIYDEEKKEIVDTISIPSLIYFTEVKSLVDGESHIVGDKAIDAYLSDNMKGRFIKSIKQILSRTTFTETRIHNKRYTASDLVTLILKDLKAKADQIVGEDCRKAIIGRPVFFDDDNTMKDTLAQTRLKKAAENAGFTDVRFQFEPIGAAFAYEKTIKKKERVLVADLGGGTTDFTYLILDPDKVGSKDRKNDMIASGGIYIGGDSLDSAFMWDKGTPYFGKNTMYEATPGKVLNVPKSLFANICTWDKMNFFNGLKIQKEIEEYYYYSGNDPKFKNLITLIENNLGYSLFRSIEKTKIELSDQPVSTFAYSNMEIEINENISLEQYNSIIGKDINKINAYLDQFMETYKINSEDIDCLFLTGGTSMVSAVQNLFKTKFPHIPLNSGDNFKSVAKGLAYSGYLFED, via the coding sequence ATGAGCAAGTTTTTATACGGAATCGATTTTGGAACAACCAATTCGGCACTTTCTATTTATGATGAAGAAAAGAAGGAAATTGTAGACACGATTTCTATCCCTTCATTGATTTATTTTACAGAAGTAAAAAGTCTTGTTGATGGCGAAAGCCATATCGTTGGCGACAAAGCAATAGATGCTTATTTAAGTGACAACATGAAAGGCCGCTTCATCAAATCTATCAAACAAATCCTCTCAAGAACTACTTTTACCGAAACCCGTATCCATAATAAAAGATATACAGCTTCTGATCTTGTCACTTTAATTCTAAAAGATTTAAAAGCGAAGGCCGATCAGATTGTTGGTGAAGACTGCCGCAAGGCCATTATAGGGCGGCCGGTTTTCTTTGATGATGACAATACCATGAAAGATACACTGGCGCAAACCAGGTTAAAAAAAGCTGCTGAAAACGCTGGCTTTACTGACGTGCGTTTTCAATTCGAACCTATTGGGGCAGCCTTTGCCTACGAAAAAACAATTAAGAAAAAAGAACGGGTTTTAGTAGCCGATTTAGGTGGAGGTACAACAGATTTCACCTACCTGATCCTCGATCCGGATAAAGTTGGCAGCAAAGACCGTAAAAATGATATGATTGCCTCTGGTGGTATTTATATTGGTGGCGATAGTCTCGATTCTGCATTTATGTGGGATAAAGGCACACCATATTTTGGAAAAAACACCATGTACGAGGCCACGCCAGGCAAGGTTTTAAATGTTCCAAAATCACTTTTTGCCAATATCTGTACCTGGGATAAAATGAACTTTTTTAACGGTTTAAAAATCCAGAAAGAGATTGAGGAATATTATTATTATTCAGGAAACGATCCGAAATTCAAAAACCTGATCACCCTGATCGAAAATAACCTGGGCTATTCTTTGTTCAGATCGATCGAGAAAACAAAAATCGAACTTTCTGATCAACCTGTTTCAACCTTCGCCTACAGCAATATGGAGATCGAGATTAACGAAAATATTTCACTTGAGCAGTACAATTCGATTATCGGAAAAGACATCAATAAAATCAATGCTTACCTGGATCAGTTTATGGAAACATACAAAATCAACTCAGAAGACATTGACTGTTTGTTTTTAACCGGAGGAACATCAATGGTTTCAGCCGTGCAAAACCTGTTTAAAACTAAATTTCCTCATATTCCGTTAAACTCTGGCGATAATTTTAAAAGTGTAGCCAAAGGATTGGCCTACAGTGGTTATTTGTTTGAGGATTAA
- a CDS encoding AraC family transcriptional regulator, producing MIQLEPINGFFKKERALQAIYPMRILIVREGNGFLCMNSGDYALLKGRIFFIPEEGLVRLDGEITSGYWLSFSSLLYAEFLLQHLDPQAKNLFLNLSFRDLDSHKLTKTYRLLDQLKREINVKKDIPFLAQYLSLFLGYTAGLSGYLAALTLDDLQQVLRFRAILEQFFRQERSIRFYAEGMGMSAGKLNKFLDRVLGKSLTVLIKDRIMREAEELLIHSEYTIDEIAELLGFEQTTNFNKSFKRHRGMSVLQFSRLA from the coding sequence ATGATACAACTAGAGCCAATTAACGGTTTTTTTAAAAAAGAACGTGCGTTGCAGGCAATATACCCTATGCGTATATTAATTGTGCGTGAAGGAAATGGCTTTTTATGCATGAATTCCGGCGATTACGCCCTGTTAAAAGGTAGGATTTTTTTTATTCCGGAAGAAGGTCTGGTTAGGCTCGATGGAGAGATTACTTCAGGTTATTGGCTAAGTTTTAGCAGTTTACTATATGCAGAATTTTTACTTCAGCATTTAGATCCTCAGGCTAAAAACCTCTTTTTAAATTTATCCTTCAGGGATCTCGATTCGCACAAATTGACTAAAACTTATAGGTTACTTGATCAGCTAAAGAGAGAAATTAATGTTAAAAAAGATATACCTTTTTTAGCACAGTATTTGTCTTTATTTCTAGGTTATACAGCTGGTTTAAGCGGCTATCTTGCTGCCTTAACTTTAGATGATTTACAGCAGGTATTGAGATTCAGGGCAATTTTAGAACAATTTTTCAGGCAGGAAAGATCCATCCGATTTTATGCAGAAGGTATGGGAATGAGCGCTGGCAAGCTAAATAAATTTTTAGATAGAGTGCTTGGAAAGAGCCTGACGGTGCTTATTAAAGATCGCATTATGCGCGAAGCGGAAGAATTATTGATCCATAGTGAATACACGATTGATGAAATAGCTGAGCTATTGGGTTTCGAACAAACCACTAATTTTAATAAGAGTTTTAAACGTCACAGAGGTATGTCGGTATTGCAATTCAGCCGCCTGGCCTAA
- a CDS encoding cold-shock protein has protein sequence MRLGTVKFYNQKEGVGSITPSNGGREVSVFAHGVVDPIKPNNIVQFDIEFTPDGIEATKVIVLSA, from the coding sequence ATGAGGTTAGGCACGGTAAAGTTTTATAATCAAAAAGAAGGTGTTGGAAGTATTACACCATCAAATGGAGGAAGAGAAGTGAGTGTTTTTGCTCATGGTGTAGTCGATCCCATAAAACCCAATAATATAGTTCAATTTGATATTGAATTTACACCGGATGGCATCGAAGCCACTAAGGTAATTGTGCTATCAGCATAG
- a CDS encoding cold-shock protein produces MQGTVKFYNESKGFGFIITEDGDEVFVHVTGLVDKISQNNRVEFEIAQGKKGPNAVNVKLIQ; encoded by the coding sequence ATGCAGGGAACAGTAAAATTTTATAATGAATCTAAAGGATTTGGTTTCATCATAACAGAAGACGGAGACGAAGTTTTTGTTCACGTTACAGGTTTAGTTGATAAAATAAGTCAGAATAACCGGGTTGAGTTCGAAATAGCGCAAGGGAAAAAAGGTCCTAATGCCGTTAATGTAAAACTGATTCAATAG